DNA from Mycobacterium sp. 050128:
AACAATAGCGTGACGTCACCGTGACCCGAGTCGACAAGAACAAGATCGTACTTCTCGCGCTCACAAAGGTCGTTTAGCGCGCGTCGGAAATTGTCAGCGATGTCGATCCCGGCATCGGCGGCCCGGTCTGCCGAGGTAGACACCAAGCCAAGGCTCGGTCCCCCCATGACGATGTCTAGATTCGGGCGAATATCTTTGAACGGCTTCAGGTCAGCGCCGTACTGCATGACCGATGCCAGATGACGGCCCTTATCCCATTGGGTGGGCGGTACGCCCAGGTCTTCGGTAGTGAGATTTCCCTGCTGGTCAACGTCAAATACCACTACGCGACGGCCGCGGCGCGCGACAGCGACGGCGACGTTGGCGACGATCGAAGACTTCCCCACCCCGCCCTTTTGGTTCCCAACCAGAACGGCGGGCGTGCCCGCTGCTGCTGCCATGGCGGCCACTATACCTGACCATCCGCGTTTTGGTACACATGCACAAGCGCTTTGCAGGGCAACTGCCAACGTGGTTGGTCAGCATCATGGTCTGGTGGGGGTCAGCGCGCATCGATGTGCGTCTGGGAACGTCACTAAACAAGGGCTGTTACACCACGGGGTACAGCGACCATGATACCGCCCGGTACACACCCCTTTGCCCTGCCATTGTCCGTAGTTCGTACACGTGATCTGGAACGGTGCGTCGGCGCGCGCGAGCCCACACACCGTGCGACATGGCCCGATGGCCGCGTGGCGCAGCGGTGTGCGATACACCTGTGCAATGGTGTGCGCATGATGAGCACCGCACGGTCGCAAATGTGTGTGTGCATGCGCATGCCACTGCGACTGTGCATGCGCGTTGTCATGCGCTTAGCGCAGCGCTTGACCAGGGAGTCCGCAACGCCGCGTGTACAGTCTCTGCTGAAGGAGTGTGGCATCCACGTGGCCCAGCACGGGGTGAACCATGTTGTCGTGCGTATGTGAACCCAGGTGTACACATCCGTCCGCCGCCACGGGACGAGCCGTCGAGGCAAGTACATGGTCCGACCAATTGGTACGCGCACGACCGCGGGTATGGTGCTACGCATTGCTAGCCATTTCTGGATGCTCCACGTCAGACGCGAGGACCAGGGGAGTGGACTACCCATGGCGAGGGCGATCACCATGAGCGTGCCACCGCGGGTCCTCGTGCAGCTCGTCCCCATGAAGGCGCTGCTCGGCGCGGCTTGCACGCCCCTCACCATAGACGGCCAGCAGGCGTTATGCAGTCACATAGGCATCCGTTTGGTGCGCGCGTGTCGCTGCAACGATGTAATTTCTAGCCGGTCGGCTTACGGCCCGGCGGCTGTATGTCGCGCTCGAATGCGTAGGTCACAGCCCCGAGAAAGTAGTTCGCGGCTCGGACCCCACGCATTGGGAAGTGTAAGCAAGGCGCGATTCCCACGCCCGGATAGATTCGGCTGGGAGACGAGCTGACGAACTCACTCATCCGAAACAGCGCGCGAGCATGTCAGTCCAGTGACACCAGGCAGGTGACCGCGGAGCACGGTCCCAGTCCTATAGGCCCGGACCATTTGGGCTGACTCGCGATCGACCGCCGCCCTTAACCATGAGCCCTGGAAAGTAACCTGTGAACCGGCGTTTCTGGACCGCACGGTGGAAAGTCGCGGGTCGGCGAGCACGATCCAGAGGTGCATATTCGTGCCGACTGCCTTCCCCTACCTCGCGATGTCCGATAGCCGACCGCATAGGCCATGCTTCGCTTGTGGCGTCGTCGGGGGGATCAGTACTGGCGGTATCGGGGCAGTACGTTTAGGCCTGGCTGAGAGGAACCCTGATCGCTGCGAGGTTCGGGAAACGTCCCGGCAAAATACGTCCGTCTGGCGTCGGGCCGGGGATGTTTCGGGTCGAAATCTCTGCCGCATTGATGCTAGCGACCCGCTCCGTGTCGCGCTGGAGGTGTCATGCGCCGCAAGTCCCGTTGCGGAGGACCGCCGGCTATTTGCGGCAACCAGGAATGGGAGCGACTTTGGGCTGTGGTCCCGCCCGCCGGCGCCCGCCATCGAGGCCGCCGGCGGGAACACGAGGACGGGGACTTTTGGGTGGCGTCAGTGTTCGCGTCGAGATTGTGGGTCGAATGCATGCGACACCCGGAGCAGCGAGCGGGGGCGTGTGTGACCAGCGGTTTTACCGCGGCGCGGAAATTTGGGATTAGCCCAGAGAAGCACAAAGGGCCCTAGCTAGCGTGCTCACGAAACAAAGCCCTCGCCGGCCGCAGCCCCCCGGATAAGGCACCGTTTGGCGCCCCAGGACCAAATTAGGGCGTTTCTGCAGGTGGCGACTTGCGGGGCAGGGCGTGGTTTCAGCTAATCCGGATAACACGGCTGTACTACGCTGACACCGCCGCGCCGCTGCGTGGGCACCAGGACACCATGGCAGGACGCGCTTTGGCGGATGATGCCGACATTCTCGGAGTGAGTGAGCGCGATACTGGGCGCATGTCACTCGAGGTGCTGATAACGGAGGCAGCCCGCGCACTAAGCGATGCCCGCAAGCTATTCGGGCCCTCCCCAGTCAACGGGCGATGGCCCTCACCTCAATTCCTGGTCGACGGCCGACAAGCCGTCGCCGAGGCCGGGCGGGCGGCGGCGTCAAGCTGGCGCGGCCAGGCCGAAACGGCGTACCGCTCGGGCAGCAGCAAGCAGCTGCAATGGTTGGACAACACAATCACGGCGGACACCCGAATTGCTTCGCCCTTCGCCAACGCCGGACAAGGCGTCATGGAGGGGGCTCAGAACATGGACGGCTTGATCGCCGAGACCCGCTCCGGAGTCAATGCGCTGGCCCCTCGGGCGCGTACCACTGCCGGCCAGCGGGAGCTGGCCACGTACCTAGAGGGCCAGGTCAACCGGGCCAAAGATCTGGTACAGACCTTTCAGGAACGCAGCACCGACCTCGCGGCACGCATTGATGCCGCCGCTCTCGGTTACCATGCCGACCGCCCGGGCACACCGCAAATTGCACTCAAGCCTCACCAGGGATACATCATTTGGTGCACACCCTCGACTACCGTGGATGGGTACATATGCGAATTCCTCCAGGATGACGGTTCGATCATTTGGAGGCATTCACCCATCGACATCACTGGAGGCATGCCGTAGTGGACGTCGAAACGCAAGCCGACATCGAACGGCTCATGGTGGAGCGCAACGTCTCCTTTGTCTTCAAGCCCTGCATCATCGAGCAGCCAGACGGCAGCTGGCTAGCTCGGTATCCGGGGGCGGATTGGTCAGTCAGCGGCGATAATGAGACCGAGGCACGCCAGCGGCTCCGCGCCGAGCAATTGGCCCGGATGGGCGACTCCACCCATGCGGACTGGAAGATTCAAGCTGTCCGCCAATACCTGGAGAACGGCCATGCCGATGGGGTGTATGCGCTGGATAACGACACTGTCGGCCAGGTGATTGACGCCGGGACGTCGACGGCTCTCGATGCCGCGGTGGCTGCCGTCGACCACCCGCGCTAGGTTCTTAGAGCGGTCCGAGGCTGTCGGGGGCCAGCAGCTGGGTCAAGGCGTCGGAGTAAGCGTCCAGAATGCGCTCGTTGCGCTCGGAATCGGCGGCTAGGTCCTCTTTGAGCATTTCGATCAGTTCTGCTTGCTGAATCGTCACTCGGGCCAGCTTGGACATCAGCTGGCGCGCCGTCCGGCGGTCCTCGCGGGCCTGGTGGCGGGCCAGATCGGCAGCGACTTTAAGTTCGTGCGCGGCCGCATTCACCCGTGCTTCTTGACGTTGCCACCATTGCCCAAATGCTGCGCTATCGGCGACGGCGCCGGGGTGGTGCGGTGCCCGGCGTGGTGGGGGAGAGGTTTGCCGACGTGCCAGCTCTTCATCCAACGACCACTTCCACACACGAACTGCGTGCTTGGGGACGCGTTTTTGCCGATACTGCGGGCCGCTGAGTTTTCCCGAGCTCAGCATCTGACTGACCCGCTGGGCGGTCACGCCGAGCAGCGCTGCGGAGTCGGCCAACGAGTAGCCGTCCGGTTCGCGAGGCGATGACACGCCTCCATTGTGCCCAAAACCGGTTATGTAAGTAAGTCATCGGCCAAATCTTGTGACACGCCCGCGGACGTTCGCTGCCCGTCGACAACGCCGTGTGAAACTTACTTACATGAACGCCAGCTGGTTGGACCGCGGGCGCACGCTCGGTGTCTCCTGTCATAGCAGGTCAGATGCAGTAGTATGGGCGATATACCAACCTAGGCGCCGATTGTCTCTATGGAAGCGAATCTTTACATGAGTGCCCGCGATCCGCGCAGCACCGGGGCTATGGGGACCGTCGCTTACTTACGTGTGCACACGGTGTGCACCGGCGATCACGTTGCGAAGGAGTTGCGATGAACAGCCAAACGGCCCTGAGGCACCGCAGCGCGGCCGACGACGCCGAGGCCATGCGCCGCAAGAAGCGCCAGGGGTCTGAGACTCGGAGCATGGTGGGCCGTCTGCAGGTGCGCTATGACACCGACAAGCTCCAGGAGCTCGAGGCGGTGGCGGGGCGCCACTTGCCGACCCTGATCCGCCAGTATGGCGATTTGCTGACCGAACTGCTGCCGGTGGCTGAGCAGCGCGGATTAGATCCGGTGGAGCTAATCCGCCAGACCGCGACGTCGCTGCTTGACTCAACTGATCGGCTGTCGGCCTAACTCTGCGAGGCAACGCCCGAGCGCTGCGGTGCAGCTCAATGTGTGGGACGTCTCGACGTGGGAGGTCTTCAGCGACGAGACCGAGGGCGTCGAAGAGAAGTACTGGCTGATCGAACCGACGACCGGGCAGCGGTGGCTGTTCAAACCACCCGTGGTCAAGTTCGGTTTCCAACAAGGCGAGGACTGGGCTGAACGGGTCAGCACCGAACTTGCTCGGCTAATCAGCGTGCCATGCGCCGACGTCGAGCTTGCATACCGCGACGGCAGGCGCGGAAGCCTGTCTCGCTACCTCGCCCCACCTGGTTGGGATCTTCAGCCTGGAAAGCTTTTGCTGGCCGAGTTCGACCCCACCTACGTGTCGCAAGCCAAGGGCCGACCAGGGCATTCACTGCAGCGAATCGCCCGTGCGCTACGGGATGGCCGGGTCGATGCACCGTTCGGCGCCCCGGACGGTTTCAGCGCATTCGATGTGTTCGCCGGCTATATGCTGCTCGATGCGTGGATCGCGAACCGGGACCGCCACGACGACAACTGGTCAATCCTTGTTCCGCCGCCTGGTGCGTTCAACTACCGGCTGTGCGGATCCTACGACCAGTCGAGCAGCCTGGGCTACAACGTCAACAGCGCGCGATGCGTTCAGCTGCTCACCGAGCCGGGCGGCATAGTCCGGTGGGCGCGCAAGGGCACGGCGCATCGCTTCGAGTATGGCCCGAACGGGCCGGTGAGCCTGGTCGAGCACGCTTCTGCCGCACTCGCGATCTGCCGACCGGCAGTAAGAACGTTCTGGATCGACAAAATCCGCGCCGTGACACAGGACACGGTCACTGACCTGTTGAATTCGGTTCCGAACTTGTCGGAGCAGTGGCGTACCTTCGCTACAGAACTACTCACTATCAACAAGGGAAGGCTTCTCGATGCGTGCGGGCAGCTCTAACGCCGTGCAAGACCGGGTGTCCGGTGTTGCCGCGGTGCGCCGCCTCGTGGTGACCTGGCAACACCCGATCGAGCGGACAATCTCGCCGGTCGGCATGCTGAGCTTTGATGGTCACAGCTATCGATTCCACTATCTGCGTCGTGCCATGCAGGTCAAAGGATTTCGGCCGTTCTTGGGCTTCCCGGACCTTCACGGGCAGTACACCTCGGACAGGTTGTTTCCGCTGTTCGCCCAGCGTGCTATGACCCCGCGCCGCCCAGACTTCGCGCGCTGGGTCAAACGCCTTGGTCTCGAAGAGGACGCGTCACCCTTCGAACAGATCACTCGATCAGGCGGTCACCGCCCAGGCGACACCATCCAACTATTCCCTGTCCCCACCGTGACCAGCGGGCATTTCGAATGCGACTTCCTCGTCCACGGTATTCGTCATATCGCCGAGCGCCCGACACGCGTAGCCGGCGAGGTCATCACCTTGACCCGCGACGACGTTGAACACCACCTCGCAGCGCTTGCTCCCGGAGACGAATTGCGGCTGCACGACGAACCGACCAATGCCGCCAATCCGTTGGCCATCCTCACCACCACCGCAGACAACTCGCCTCTCGGTTGGGTTCCGGACCTTCTGCTTGAAGAGCTGCACCGGATACCGGATCGCCAGCTCGCACACGTGACAGCGCTGGCAGTCAACGGTCCCGAAGCGGGCTGGCACTTACGGCTCCTGGCCCACCTGTCCGTGCCGGTCCCCGACGGGTTCGTCGCGTTCGCCGACGACCCCTGGCAACCCAACATAGGTTGACTGCCGCCTATCGCCAGAGGTCGTGGCGGCGTGCATCGGGGGTGGGTTTGTCGGTGCGGCGTGCCCGTTCGATGAGCGCTTCGATGCGTGCGTGTTCGGCGGCCGCATCAGTGGTTCTGCGCGCAGCGCTGCGGTGCCGTGCTGCTGAAAGTGCTGCGAACGCTTCAGCGCGACCGGGACCAGATTGTGCGGTCTTGCCGACGGCACGGCCAGCGACGTATGCGCGGTGGGTTGCCGCAGTCTCGGCGTTGCGCCGTTGTTCGGCGGTGAGGCGGGCTTGAGCTTCACGTGCTTGGTCGAGGGCTGCGGGTCGATCGGCGAGGTTGTCAGCACCGTGCCAGGCCAAGATGGCGCCGAGCAACCCGATGGGGCGAGCGGGGGAGTCGGGAATGCGCCGGCCGACGCCGAGCCAGTCGGTGATGAGCTGGTTGAGGTCGCGCGGGGTCCAGCCGGCGGCCGCGGGAGCGGCCAGCATGGCGGCCCAGCTGGTTGGGGTGAATCGTCGGGCCCAGGGTGGCGCATGCGGATCTGCTCGCCAGGCAGCGGCTAGGCGCCGCCCCCCGGAGTCTGGAGCTGGGCGGCGCGTAGCGGCGCCGTGCCGGGCGCCCGTGTGGCGCCCGTGGGTAGTAACCAGTCGTTTCTGAGGTGAGGTGTGAGTGGTTACTGGGGACCGTTCCAGGTGGGGTGACATGTTGTGGATAACCCGGTTGAGCTGCGCGTTATCGTGCAACGCCCACACTGAGGCCCAGCCGCGGTAGCGATCACCCATGCGCCAGGAGGCCATGCGCTCGATGTAGGTCCGTTGGCGGCCGCGGAGGACCTCGGTGGCCACGCCCAGAAGGCGCAGGCATTCCCGGGCCCGCTGAATAGTGCGTTCGGTAAACCCGGTGGCTCGCTGTAATTGTTCGTTGGTGGGGCGGGCGTTGCGGCCGGTGTCGACGTCGGCGGTGCGGGCGAACGCGGCGGCGATCAGGATCAGGGTCTGTTTGGCGATGCCGCCCGAGGTCATCTGGGATCTGATGGCCTTGTAGCGGTGGTCGTAGGCATGCGCGACGGTCACGTGCGCCCAGTAGGTGCCACCACCTGACCAGCAGGGCACTCCCGCGTAGGCGCCCTCCTCGAGTTCGAGGTTGACGAAAAGGCTCGCGGGCGGGAGCTCACCGCCGCGCAGGCGGCGGCCGCGCCGGATATCCATCACCTCGACTACCGGGGTGGTGCGGATGACACCGCGGCGGCGCCGAGCAGCGCTACAGCCGCGATACGTTCGTGGCCGCGACGCCGGCGGCCGGGATCCGTGCCCTCGACGCGGGGGCACGCATAAGTTCACGGATCGGGTGGACAAAATTTGGTCACGAAGCGCGCCGTTGTCTGGAAAGGCAGACGGGTATGCGCTACCGTGAGACGAGTCGCTCAAGACACGTCCCTTCGGGGATATGGGTGAAGACCCAGAACCGAGTTGGCCCTCGGTTTGAAACTCAGACACGGCCCCGCCCTTGGCGGGGCTCTTGTCATGTCAGGGGTCGATCACTCCAGCTATTGAGATGTGTTGGCGTCTGCCGAAAGAGGCTGGGCGGACGCGGGCTTTCGGGCTTGTGGCGCTAGGCGTCCCTCCTTAAGTAGGTGCGGATGTGGCCGGTGTGGGTGACTGGCCGTGAGGGTTCGGTGCGGTCGCGGATCGCTGGGTCCTGCGGAGCGGGTGTGCTCGGTCGCGCGCCTGCCAGGGCAGGCCCCGGCACAGATACTGCTTGGGGCGTAAGCAGCGAAACCGTTTGTGCCATGGGAGGGTTGAGGACGCTCGACGGGTGGTGCGGCACGTGGAGTAGTTGCCGTTATCAGCGATGGCGAGGCGGTCCTTCCGTTGGGGCAGATGGTGCTATCGCGCAAAGTGTTACACCGGCAACGCGGTACTACCGCGCATCTGGTGCGGCGTGTCTTGAAAGACAACAAAAGTCAACAGGGCACGTGGACATGCTCCGGGCGCCGGTTTTTCACGAATGTGTCGTTGTTGGTAGCGGCTAAAGCCACCCGGGATTTATCGTCCCGAACATGACTGTCTGGACCGATAGAGCGCTGTCCCAAGTGTTGGGCGGAGTGTCGGAGGTTTTGGGGTCACCGTTCCCTGAGAACCCGGCACCGAGCGGCCCGCTGCCACGGGACCCGGCGCCGACGGTTCCGGTCACGTCGCGCGATGAGCTCACCAAGCTTGACCGGGCCAAGCTCACCTACATGGGCATTGATCCCGATACGGCTCCGATGCCCGAAATCAACAAGGCGTTGGGTCGCGATCAACCGGCCTCACCGCCTCCGCCGCCTCCTCCGGGGTCGCCTAGCCCGACGACGCCGGCCGGGACGCCGCCGCCCCCACCAGGACTCAGCGGGGCAGGTGCTGAGGCGGCCAAACGCCTCGATGCGGCGCTGGCCAAGAACCATTCGGCACTCAACGACGCTGATGACAAACTCGCCGACGCGCTGCTGCAGGCGTCAAGCTCTAGCGCCGAGGGTCGCCAGCGGCTGCAAAGCTTGCAGCAAGAGGTCATCGACCAGGTCACCAAGCTGGGGCCCTCACTTGACACTGCGACCGGCCAGCAGCAATTCGCCGAGTTTTTGCAAGGCAAGACCGATGACATCCTCAATGTGCTGAAAAGCGCTGGGCTGGACTCGGATTCACAAGCGAGGGTGTTGGACGGTCTCTCGGCGCGCTACCAGGCTTTGCAAGACAAGACCGGCGATGACCCTCGCACCACAAGCGGCGGCGATCCCGCTCCCACACCAGCGGGAGCGGGGGGAGGGGACACGCCCGCAGGCGCGGGCGACGGTACCGGCAGCGGCAGTGACCCATTGCTTGACGGATTGGCCTCCGACCCGCTGATGTCACGGTTGGGCATGATGGCTGGTCCTGCGCTGGGCGCTCTGGGCTCACTGCCCGGCGCGCTCGGTTCATCGCTCGGCGGTGGCGGTGGACTCGGTGGTGGCGGGCTGGGAGATTTGGGGTCGGCAATCGGTGGGGCGCTCCGCGATGGCGGCCATGATCCGGAGCTGGCCTCTGATGAGCACGCCGATCCGCTCAAGGACCCGTCCGGCTCGCACATCAGTGACGACAAGTCTGAAGATCGCACGCAGCCGGCCGGGCTGCACGATGCGGGCGACAAGGGCGACCAACAGGACAAAGCGGGGACTGAAAACGCTGGCAGTGGCACCACGCCGGCACCGCCGGCACCGGCAGCAGCCGGGCAGGCGCCGACGCCGTCGACTCAGGTTCAGTTGCCCGACCAATCAGTGCGCACGGCGGCCAATGGGGCCCTCGCACAGGCCGGGCGCGCGGTGCTCTCCGGGGACAGCATCGACGATGCCTATGCAGGGGCCAATCTTCAGTTGCCGCCGCTGGGTTCCCCGGTGAACGCGCCGATTGCGCCTTCGCGGTTGCAATTCGGCGATGTGGGCCAATATACCGATCATCGGGTCATGGCTCTCGACAAAAACCATGTGTGGCTCAACGGTGAGGTCACTCCGATTGATCAGCTCGAGACTGGCCCGAATTTCTTGGGGTGGACACGACAGTCGACCCCGACAACGACCACGGTGACCGCTGCGGCCACCGCACCGGCAGGGCCTGCACCAGCGCCGCCGACAACTTAAGCGCGACTTTTACCGTAACGTGAGGGAGTAGCCTAATGACCGTGAACGAGCAGGCCTTGCAGGTCAACACCGACGACCTGATTACGTGGGCGATCGCCCATGAGAACGCTGCCGAGGCATGCGAGCAGGCCCGCGCTGACCATGCCCACGCCGTGGCTGCGGCCCAATCCTGGGGACCGCTGTTTTACGAGGCGCGTCGTGCTGCGGTCGCCGCGGTCAACGACCGGGAGACGGCTTTGCGCGACCAGCAAGAGCGGCATGAGGCCATGGCCCAACAGCTTCGCAAGGCTGCGGCGCAGATGGCGGAGATGGACGCTGCCAACCGTGCGAATTTGACCATTTCCACGGACTAGAGCCATGTCTGAAGCGCCATCGACCGACTACGAGACCGTGGTGTACGAGGCCGCAAGTCGCGATGAGTCGATCGTGGTGGCGGTGGGTCGAAGCGGGAACTCTTTAGGTGTGGAGTTACAGGCGGCCGCGATGCAGCTCAGCGACGCTGAGCTGGCTAACCGCATCATCAGATTGAACACGCTGGCTCACTTGCGTTCGCAGTTGGCGCTGCGCCAGGAGTGGGAGGCCCAACACGTGACGGTTTCGAGCGCGTTGCCCACCGAGGATCAGGTTGCCAGCTATGAGGCGCTGATCGATTTCTAGACAATAGGTGGCAGCGTCAGAAAGACCAACGAAGGGAGGGCCGCGGTGCTGCAGGTCGACGTTGCGGGGCTGCAAAGCGCGGTCGCGGGCCTGGTCGCTGCCGCCGATACCCTCGCCGAGCTCGGCGCGCAGGCACCGGTGCATCCTCCGCTGGCCACTGACGAGACGTCGACGAGCGTGGCCGCCCGGCTCACTGAACACGCGGTAGTGATGGCGTCGCGGGCCGCTGATGGGGCCGCGGTCCTTGCCGCGGGCGCTCAGGCGATAACGCAGTCAGCCGTGGCATACGGGCAGATGGACGAGGCCAATCGATCCGTGGTGAGTTTGCAAGGCAACGCGACACCACCCGGGCCGGGCTTCACGCCGGCGGTCACGGTCAACCTGGTTGCTGCTGATGTGCCGGTCGCCCCGCCCGCGCCACGCCCGGCTGAAGCCACGTCGGCGATCATGGAAGCAGGCCAGCCCGCGGCTGGGGCGTCCTTCGTGACCGAATGCGCCGCTCTCGCACAGGGATTCAGCGCGGCCGAGCAGTCGGCCCGGCGCGGGGCGGTAACGGTCGGGGAACATCTCAAAGGGGAGGCGGCACCGCGTATCACCGCGGCGCTGAATCGTTATGCCGATTGGGCACAGCAGATGGCCCGCCATGCCAATGCGGTCGGGCAGCTCGCCGACGACCACAGGGGTAGGTTCACACAGGCCAAGCAGGCAACTCCGACGCCCACGGAATTTGCTAACCGTCACCGCGAGCTCCACAACGCGATAGCGCTCAAC
Protein-coding regions in this window:
- a CDS encoding DUF4226 domain-containing protein is translated as MSLEVLITEAARALSDARKLFGPSPVNGRWPSPQFLVDGRQAVAEAGRAAASSWRGQAETAYRSGSSKQLQWLDNTITADTRIASPFANAGQGVMEGAQNMDGLIAETRSGVNALAPRARTTAGQRELATYLEGQVNRAKDLVQTFQERSTDLAARIDAAALGYHADRPGTPQIALKPHQGYIIWCTPSTTVDGYICEFLQDDGSIIWRHSPIDITGGMP
- a CDS encoding helix-turn-helix domain-containing protein — protein: MMDIRRGRRLRGGELPPASLFVNLELEEGAYAGVPCWSGGGTYWAHVTVAHAYDHRYKAIRSQMTSGGIAKQTLILIAAAFARTADVDTGRNARPTNEQLQRATGFTERTIQRARECLRLLGVATEVLRGRQRTYIERMASWRMGDRYRGWASVWALHDNAQLNRVIHNMSPHLERSPVTTHTSPQKRLVTTHGRHTGARHGAATRRPAPDSGGRRLAAAWRADPHAPPWARRFTPTSWAAMLAAPAAAGWTPRDLNQLITDWLGVGRRIPDSPARPIGLLGAILAWHGADNLADRPAALDQAREAQARLTAEQRRNAETAATHRAYVAGRAVGKTAQSGPGRAEAFAALSAARHRSAARRTTDAAAEHARIEALIERARRTDKPTPDARRHDLWR
- a CDS encoding DUF4226 domain-containing protein, giving the protein MTVWTDRALSQVLGGVSEVLGSPFPENPAPSGPLPRDPAPTVPVTSRDELTKLDRAKLTYMGIDPDTAPMPEINKALGRDQPASPPPPPPPGSPSPTTPAGTPPPPPGLSGAGAEAAKRLDAALAKNHSALNDADDKLADALLQASSSSAEGRQRLQSLQQEVIDQVTKLGPSLDTATGQQQFAEFLQGKTDDILNVLKSAGLDSDSQARVLDGLSARYQALQDKTGDDPRTTSGGDPAPTPAGAGGGDTPAGAGDGTGSGSDPLLDGLASDPLMSRLGMMAGPALGALGSLPGALGSSLGGGGGLGGGGLGDLGSAIGGALRDGGHDPELASDEHADPLKDPSGSHISDDKSEDRTQPAGLHDAGDKGDQQDKAGTENAGSGTTPAPPAPAAAGQAPTPSTQVQLPDQSVRTAANGALAQAGRAVLSGDSIDDAYAGANLQLPPLGSPVNAPIAPSRLQFGDVGQYTDHRVMALDKNHVWLNGEVTPIDQLETGPNFLGWTRQSTPTTTTVTAAATAPAGPAPAPPTT
- a CDS encoding type VII secretion target, translating into MTVNEQALQVNTDDLITWAIAHENAAEACEQARADHAHAVAAAQSWGPLFYEARRAAVAAVNDRETALRDQQERHEAMAQQLRKAAAQMAEMDAANRANLTISTD
- a CDS encoding DUF2694 family protein, with protein sequence MSEAPSTDYETVVYEAASRDESIVVAVGRSGNSLGVELQAAAMQLSDAELANRIIRLNTLAHLRSQLALRQEWEAQHVTVSSALPTEDQVASYEALIDF